A portion of the Candidatus Poribacteria bacterium genome contains these proteins:
- a CDS encoding DNA-directed RNA polymerase subunit alpha, giving the protein MEMPERLIADQDSLRHDYGRFIAEPLERGYGITLGNSLRRVLLSSLPGTAITAVQIDGVPHEFATMPGIVEDVAQIVLNLKEIRFSSTTDRTFTCIIHREGEGEVTAADIQTPPEIEVINPDQHIATLDKEAVLTMTLEIQRGHGFQVGEYIKDDDRPIGFIPVDAIFSPVRRANYAVEATRVGQRTDFDRLVLEVWTDSSITPKQAVTEAANILIDHLEIFQDFDEHYVEAIEEETPEEKERRAILEKPVAELELSVRAANCLENAGIRTIRELVSRTEKQMLEQKNFGRKSLAEVKEILQGFGLEFGMSADDGS; this is encoded by the coding sequence ATGGAGATGCCGGAGCGCCTAATCGCCGACCAAGACTCGCTCCGACACGACTACGGTCGGTTCATCGCCGAACCGTTGGAGCGCGGGTACGGCATCACGCTGGGGAACTCCCTACGGCGCGTTCTGCTTTCGTCACTTCCTGGCACGGCGATTACCGCCGTACAGATCGACGGCGTGCCGCACGAGTTCGCCACGATGCCCGGCATCGTCGAGGATGTCGCACAGATCGTGCTGAACCTGAAGGAGATCCGCTTCAGCTCGACGACCGACCGCACCTTCACCTGCATCATTCATCGCGAAGGCGAGGGCGAGGTGACGGCGGCGGATATCCAGACGCCGCCTGAGATCGAGGTCATCAATCCCGATCAGCACATCGCAACGCTCGACAAAGAGGCGGTGCTGACGATGACCCTTGAGATTCAGCGCGGGCACGGGTTCCAGGTCGGTGAGTACATCAAAGACGATGACCGCCCCATCGGGTTCATTCCGGTGGACGCCATCTTCTCGCCCGTGCGGCGCGCCAACTACGCCGTCGAGGCGACGCGCGTCGGACAGCGCACGGACTTCGACCGGCTCGTGTTGGAGGTCTGGACGGACAGCAGCATCACGCCTAAGCAGGCGGTCACCGAAGCTGCCAACATCCTGATCGACCACCTCGAGATCTTCCAGGACTTCGATGAACACTACGTCGAGGCGATCGAGGAGGAGACGCCCGAGGAGAAGGAGCGTCGCGCGATCCTGGAGAAGCCGGTCGCCGAGCTCGAGCTGTCGGTTCGCGCTGCGAACTGCTTGGAGAACGCGGGCATCCGTACCATCCGCGAGCTCGTTTCGCGCACCGAGAAGCAGATGCTCGAGCAGAAGAACTTCGGTCGCAAGTCGCTCGCGGAAGTCAAAGAGATTCTACAGGGATTCGGACTGGAGTTCGGCATGTCGGCTGACGACGGGAGCTAG